CGGCTGGCTGTGGTGTGAAGATCAGAATGGGAAAAAAGGCTGGGTTCCTGAAAGTTATGTTGAGAGAAAAGGGAATACCGGGAAAATAGTTGTGGAGTATGATGCTACTGAACTTACCGTAGAAAAAGGAGATGAATTAGAAATCATCAAAGAGGAAAACGGGTGGCTCTGGTGCAAAAATAAAAATGGCAATTTCGGCTGGATACCGAAAGAAAAGGTAAACGTAATTTAGCAGCAGACTTTAGTTTGCGTTCTGCCTTAAGACTGTATTAAGCGATTTATTGAAGATTAAATATTTAAAAAAGTAGTAAAGGAATGTCAATATAAATCTTTAGAAGAGTTATGCTTTAGAGGGAGGAATCTACTCCGCTGTTGATTGAATTGATCAATAAGCTCTCTTACCTTTTCGCCTATCGCAATTTTCCCCAATAATGAGTACTGGTCTACACCACCAATTGCTGAGATTAAAACACCTGCTAGTCTTACTTGAGTCGTGTCTCGCATATTAAAAAGGGACAAGAACACTGGACTTCCACTTGTTCCAGATAAAATCTCTCTCTCCATATCTATTAATGCATAACCTTTTGAAAACGGTATGTTAGGAATTATTCTCATATTTGTATCACTCGCTATATTATTTGCTATTATATCTATGCCGCCCTCATTACAAAAAGGTCGCAAGAGACTGGTTTCACGGTTATAAAACCCTGCACCAAAACCACAGGTGTAGATTTTTGCACCCTCTTTAAAATCTTCCGAGCGTTGGAGCATAGTGACTTTTAGAAATTGGTATTTGACATCAGGCTCCATCTTAAAATGATAGATTGCTAAATCATTAAATGTTTCACTATCAGGGTGAATCATCAATGTTCCCGACTTAAGAGCCTTTTCTACTTCAATTCTCTCTACCTTTATCTTATCTTCACCTTTCTGCTTACAAGAGATTAAAAAATAGATTGGATCTCTAAGTGAGGGTTTTTTATGACTTACAGTATAGGACGGCTCGTAGAAATTATGTAGTGCAGTTATTAAAAATAATTGAGTACGATCAATTGAGTCTTCAATAAGAAAACCAGTGCCAACTCTCTGATCAGGAATTGAGTCTAGCGAAAGAAGTACACATGCCCGAGTCATAAAATCCTTGATGTCATGTGGAATCTCGTATATTTGAGATTTTATTGGTACTATATTTGTTTCGGGACGCTCAACTGATATTAATTGTGTCAGCTGTTTTTTGATAACCATGATCCACTTCATATGCTTCAGGGCAGGTATAGAAGGGAATAAGAAATAAGTAAGAGAAAATACACTCACAATAAAAATAGTAATTATGGATGAGATGACTGAAAATCTAGTACTACCCAAAAAAATTGAGTACCTATTAGTTTGAGAAAACACTTTTTAAGTATTTACCTTAAAGTTTGTAACATTGCCCATCAATCTTTTTTTTTAAAATATAAAAATATTGTGAATATGCAAGAACTTTTTTAGAATTCAAGTTAAGATGTTGATAATAAAGAGATTATGTCAAAAATTATTGATTGACAGATTTTGAAATAAAGCTATATTAATGTAGTGACATAGATAAATATTTCGCAAATTGAAATTATGTTCGCATAAACTGTTGCCTAACAACGACTTCATTTCTGAATATTTTTTAAGATTTTCCTTGACAACTGATGAAACTTGAAATTGTTTATTAGGAGATTTGTCCGATATCTTAAAAGAGGTCATGCTCCTTAATAACAGGTTATCAAAGTTAGTAAGTATTTAAAACATGCAAGTTTCGAAAGTAGTCTTTGCAGCTGAAATATCAATAATAATCTTATTGTTGTTCCTCATCTTTAATGTTTACGCAACATGGGTAGGGGCGGTACTAACTATCATAGTTGGGATAGTTATTTATGCCCGGATAAGATTAACAATGGTAGTTCCCCTTTCTTCATCTCCATTTCTCATACAGAAGCATACTACAAAAATAGAGTTCAAAGACAGTATGGGTAAGTTAGTACAAGTTACTAAAGATCAGGTAATTAAACCTTGCAAAGGCAAAGCTACTGAGTTCATAGACAGAAATTTATCCGGAACAGGAAGGGTAGATAACTTCAAATCCTTCCGTTACTTAAATCAGGAAGGAAAGTGGAAAGAGTGCAAAATAAATTCTATCAGGACTGAAGGTGGTAGCTTCGCTATTTCAACTTTATATGATCAAACTTTAACTGAAGACACTTGGACTAGGAGAAAATTCGAGTTTGATTTCATAGACTGTTTTTTAGAAGAAGAAGAAAGCTTTATTTATAGAGTTGATAATCCGACTGAATCATTTGACATAACTTTTGTTTTTAATCCTAACCGAAAACCAGAACAAATTATAGTTTATAAAGTTATCGGCGGATATAAAAAGCAATCGTATATAATAACCCCCAAAAGTGTTATTCAACCTACAATTTTTGAATGGTCAATAAGGAATCCTCTTTTAGCTTTCGAATATCTTTTTATCTGGACATGGCGGAAATCTTTTCAATAAGTGAATTCCCTATTAATAATAGTCTTCATTTTCTTAATGCTTGCATTTTACATAAAAGAATAAAATTTCAAGCAAGGTATTTCTATTGACATCTTTTGTGTTGGGGCTTAATTTGGACTTTTGTTGAAATATCCGTCGATATTTTTTGACTTGTTTTATCAGACTGGAGGTTTTTATGGAATATAAACCGGTAAAAGCTCCTCGTGGAACAAGTTTATCCTGCAAAGGGTGGCACCAGGAGGCGGCTTTAAGGATGCTACAGAATAATCTGGACGAAGAAGTTGCGGAAAAACCGCAGGAGCTGATTATCTACGGTGGGAGTGGCAAAGCTGCCCGGAACTGGGAATCTTATTATGCGATTGTTGAAGCTCTGAAAAATCTCGAAAATGATGAGACCCTTTTGGTTCAATCCGGCAAGCCGGTGGGGATTTTCAAGACCCATTCTTATGCGCCAAGAGTCTTAATCTCCAACTCAATGATGGTTCCTGCCTGGGCTAACTGGGAGAAGTTCAGAGAGCTGGAAAAATTAGGTTTGATAATGTTTGGACAGATGACTGCAGGCTCCTGGATTTACATAGGAACCCAGGGGATTTTGCAGGGGACTTATGAGACTTTTGCCTCAGTTGCAAAAAAGCATTTTGGTGGAGATTTAAAAGGGAAATTTATCCTGACCGGTGGAATGGGAGGAATGGGTGGCGCACAGCCATTAGCAGTTACGATGAATGGTGGTGCGGTTCTCTGCGTGGAAGTGGATAAAGCAAGGATCGAAAGACGACTATCCAAAGGTTACTGCGATAAGATGGTCGAGAGTTTAGATGAGGCTTTAGATGTTGTCTTAAAAGCAAAGAATAAGGGGAAAGCCATCTCTGTCGGCTTGGTGGCGAACTGTGCAGATACTCACCCGGAGATTTTAAGGAGAGGGATAATTCCAGATATTGTAACTGACCAGACCAGCGCGCATGATGAGTTAAACGGATATGTTCCCGCTGGAATCCCTTACGAGGTGGCATTGAGACTGAGAAAAGAAGATCCAGAGGAATATATCAAAAGGTCGATGGAGTCGATTGCAAGGCACGTTAAGGCAATGTTAGGGTTTTTGAAAGCCGGCTCAATAGTTTTCGACTACGGCAATAACATCCGGGGACAGGCAAAAAAAGCTGGGGTGGGGGATGCTTTTGACTTTCCGGGATTTGTGGCGGCCTATATCAGGCCTCTGTTCTGCCTGGGCAAAGGACCTTTCAGGTGGGTAGCATTGTCCGGAGACCCTGAGGATATAAAAATCACGGACAAAGTGGTTTTACGTGAGTTCAAACAGGACGAGCCTCTGTGCAGATGGATAAAATTAGCCTCAAAAAGGGTTCAATTCCAGGGTTTACCTGCGCGAATCTGCTGGCTGGGTTATGGTGAAAGAGCGCATTTCGGGGGTATTATCAATTCGCTGGTAAAAAGAGGAAGGATAAAAGCCCCGGTAGTTATCGGCAGAGACCATCTGGACTGCGGCTCGGTCTCCTCGCCTTACAGGGAAACAGAAGGTATGAAAGACGGCTCTGACGTCATCGCGGACTGGCCTATCTTAAACGGACTGTTAAATGCTGTCTCAGGTGCCTCCTGGGTTTCAGTGCACCACGGCGGTGGAGTGGGAATAGGAAATTCGATTCATGCCGGGATGGTGATAGTTGCAGATGGCTCAAAAGAGATGAAACTGAGATTGGAAAGGGTTCTGACTAATGATCCCGGAATAGGAGTGGCAAGGCACGCGGATGCCGGATATGAAGAGGCAATCAAGGTGGCAAAGGAAAAGGGGATAAAGATACCAATGATGAAATCTTAAAAAAAGTGAGGTGTGAGACGGGAGACGAGGTTGTAGTTGCTCGATTTATCGAGCCTTCCTGTGACTTCCAGGTCCCCTGACCTGGCGGGAGAACTGATCCTGTCGGATCAGGGGACCCGACAGGCACTTATGAAAGACGTGAAACGAAAAATGAAAAAAGCCACTCTTCTGATTAAAAATGCAAAACAGCTTTTGACTTTGTCCTCCAACAAAAAAGGTCCTCGCACCGGGAAGGATATGGAAGATGTGGGGATAATTGAGGATGGAGCGGTTGCGGTTTCAGGTAGAAAAATCATTGCGGCAGGAAAGACTAAGGATATTTTAGCTAAAGTCAAAATAGACAAAAAAGCAAAAATCATCAATGCAGAAGATAAAGTCGTCCTTCCCGGATTTGTGGATTGTCACACTCATCCGGTTTTTGGAGCGACCAGAGAAGAGGAGTTTGAGTTAAGGGTGAAAGGGAAAAGTTATGAGGAGATTGCCCAGGCTGGCGGCGGGATCAGGTCAAGCGTCAGGTCTGTGCGGCAATTATCAAAAGACGAGTTGATAAAATTAGCTTTGCCACGTCTGAACAGATTTTTATCTTATGGCACTACTACGATTGAGGCAAAATCCGGGTATGGGCTTTCCCTGAAAGATGAAATAAAGATTCTGGAAGTGATTAAAAAGTTAAATCAGATTCATCCTCTAAGTTTAGTTCCTACTTTTTTGGGGGCACACGAAGTACCAGATGAATACCAGGGTAGAAAAGAGAAATATATAGATATGCTTATCAGACAGATGATTCCACAGGTGGCGAAAAGGAAATTGGCTTTGTTCTGTGATGTTTTCTGCGAAAAAAATGTCTTCAGCCTGGACGAATCCAGGAAGATATTGGAGACAGCCAGGGAATATGGTTTGAAACCGAAGCTTCACGCAGACCAACTGACTCCTTTCGGTGGTTCAGAATTAGCCGCAGAAATCAAAGCTGTCTCTGCTGACCATCTGGAATTTATCTCTGATTCAGGCATTGAGAAGATGAAACAGTCTGGCACAATTGCGGTTTTATTGCCCGGAGCGGTTTTTGGATTGGGTAAAGATAATTACCCTCCGGCACGTAAAATGATTGATATTGGTCTGCCGGTTGCACTGGCAACGGATTTTAATCCGGGCAGCTCTTTTACGGAGTCAATGCCGGTCATTTTGAGCTTAGCCTGTCTTAGGATGAAACTAACTCCGGCTGAAGCGATTACTGCGGCTACTGTTAATTCAGCTTATGCTATAGATAAAGGAGATTCGATTGGCAGTCTGGAACGAGGTAAGAAGGCGGATATAGTTATCTGGGATGTGAAAAATTACAAAGAGATACCGTATCACTACGGAGTTAATTTGGTGGATAAAGTCATCAAAGATGGAGAGGTAGTTAGATGAGCAGATGGATTCTGAGTTTTCGACTCATCTCCCTGTTTGCTGTCTACTGTCTACTGTCTACTTTCCTCTCCTGCGGTCCTTATTCTTTTACCGGCGCAGGCTTGCCCGGCGTCAAGACCATCGCCATCCCTTTATTTGAAAACCAGACCGAGGAATACGGGATCAGAGAGGAATTGACTAACAAGTTAGTCCTGGCTTTTGTGCAGGATAATACCCTAAAAGTGGCTAACGAGAGAATCGCGGATGCGGTGCTCAGAGGCACGATCCTGAAATATCAAAAGGAAGCTTATACTTTTGATGAAAACGAGAACGTAAAGGAATATATTGCCAGAATCTATGTGAAGATAACAGTCGAGGACAAAAAGCATAACAGGAATATCTGGGAAGAAGACAACCTTCAGGGCTGGGGAACCTTCCCGGCTGATTCGTCAGAAGCCTATGGAAAATCCAAGGCGATTGATAAGTTGACTGAGGATATTGTGAATCGTACAGTTAAAGGGTGGTAAGTGCTTAAAACAGGTAATAGGTCGAGGGTGATAGGTGGTAGGGAAAACCTACTACCTACCACCTATTACCTATCACCTGTCTTTCTGAAACTTATTGACAAATAAGAAGTAGTGTAGTAGATTTTGGTAAAGAAATAGTCCAAAGTGAGGAGAAAATGAGAAAAAAGAAAATCCTTCTGGGAACAGCGATATTACTATTGTTGTTTAGTCCCTGTATCTGGGGAACAAATTCCAAAGTTGGAACCACGGCTTACCCCTTCCTGAAAATCGGAGTTGGAGCCAGGGGTTCAGCTATGGGAGGTGCTTTTGTAGGGTTATCAGATGATGAGTCTGCTCTCTATTTCAACCCGGCGGGCCTATTACAGTTGAAAGGCAGACATTTTATAACCTATTATAACAATTATGTAACTGACATCCAGTCCGGATTTGTGGGTTATATTCATCCCTATTCAGAAAAGGTGGTTTTAGGCTTATCCATAAACTATTTCAACTATGGCTCGATGGAGCAGACGGATAATTATGGAAAAAGCCTGGGGACCTTTGGAGCTGCTGACTTGTCTTTCGCTTTCTCCTATGCCAGAAAGATTAAACCCAGATTCGACCTGGGAGCTAATGTCAAGTTCATCGTTGAGAGCGAGGGTGCTCAAAATCATTCCTCAGATGCATTAGCCTTAGACTTGGGCGGATTCTATCAGCACAAAGACGAGCGGACCAGGTTCGGAGCAGTAGTGCATAACTTAGGTTTCCAGCTTAAAGGGTTTTCCTCCAGCCATAAAGACCCTCTTCCCACAGTGGTGAAATTAGGCATCTCTCACAGCTTGAAGGAGGTGCCGCTCTTAGTGACTGGGGACGTATCCGTACCGTTTGACAACGATGTTTACTTTAGCCTGGGAGGAGAGCTGACCTATTTAAAGCCTCTTTTCCTGCGAGTGGGCTGGACCTCTTTTGGGGAAAACTACAAGACCGGCCTGGATAAGGATAAGTGGGCTGGCGTTTCTTTTGGCTTTGGGATCAACTGGAAAAAATATAAATTCGATTATGCTTTTTCCTCCTACGGGGATTTAGGAGGGGTTCACAGGGTAACCATAGCCGGGGGGATATAAACCTTCATATTAAGGAGGGGAAAAGATGCCAGAAGAGGAGATAGGAAAAGTAGCCAGCTACTTTTCCAAGATCGGCGTGGCAGCCATAGACATCACTAAAGGGGTTTTGAAAGTAGGTGACAAAATCCACATCAAGGGACATACTACAGATATTGAGCAGGATGTCGATTCAATTCAGATCGAGCACCAGAGCGTGCCAGAGGCAAAGCCCGGGGATTCGATCGGGATAAAAGTGAAGGACAGGGTCAGGGACCACGATATCGTCTACAAAGTGCTGCCGTAACTAACAAAGTGTCATTCTGACCCCCGTAGGGGGGAAGAATCTGTATTCAAAGGAGGAGGATTCTTCGGTCGTCCCCTTAGGGGACTCCCTCAGAATGACAGCGAGGGTTTTTGCAACACACCCTAAAGGTTTGCCTTACTAAAAAGGCTAAATAAGAGGAGATTTTGATTAAGATTCCTGAAGGTGTATATTTCAAGGACATACCCATAGATGAAAAATACAGAAGTGCCACAACCGGACTGCTCCAGAGAATTCACACCATCTACAAAGGAATATATCAGAAATTCGGGCAATCTGGACTGGACCTTATCCACGAAATCAGCGAAACCTACGGTAAGGAGATTGCAGAACGGGGCAAGAAAAG
This genomic interval from Candidatus Zixiibacteriota bacterium contains the following:
- a CDS encoding EF-Tu/IF-2/RF-3 family GTPase, with protein sequence MPEEEIGKVASYFSKIGVAAIDITKGVLKVGDKIHIKGHTTDIEQDVDSIQIEHQSVPEAKPGDSIGIKVKDRVRDHDIVYKVLP
- a CDS encoding PorV/PorQ family protein; translated protein: MRKKKILLGTAILLLLFSPCIWGTNSKVGTTAYPFLKIGVGARGSAMGGAFVGLSDDESALYFNPAGLLQLKGRHFITYYNNYVTDIQSGFVGYIHPYSEKVVLGLSINYFNYGSMEQTDNYGKSLGTFGAADLSFAFSYARKIKPRFDLGANVKFIVESEGAQNHSSDALALDLGGFYQHKDERTRFGAVVHNLGFQLKGFSSSHKDPLPTVVKLGISHSLKEVPLLVTGDVSVPFDNDVYFSLGGELTYLKPLFLRVGWTSFGENYKTGLDKDKWAGVSFGFGINWKKYKFDYAFSSYGDLGGVHRVTIAGGI
- the lptE gene encoding LPS assembly lipoprotein LptE, producing MSRWILSFRLISLFAVYCLLSTFLSCGPYSFTGAGLPGVKTIAIPLFENQTEEYGIREELTNKLVLAFVQDNTLKVANERIADAVLRGTILKYQKEAYTFDENENVKEYIARIYVKITVEDKKHNRNIWEEDNLQGWGTFPADSSEAYGKSKAIDKLTEDIVNRTVKGW
- a CDS encoding SH3 domain-containing protein, with amino-acid sequence GWLWCEDQNGKKGWVPESYVERKGNTGKIVVEYDATELTVEKGDELEIIKEENGWLWCKNKNGNFGWIPKEKVNVI
- the hutI gene encoding imidazolonepropionase; this translates as MKDVKRKMKKATLLIKNAKQLLTLSSNKKGPRTGKDMEDVGIIEDGAVAVSGRKIIAAGKTKDILAKVKIDKKAKIINAEDKVVLPGFVDCHTHPVFGATREEEFELRVKGKSYEEIAQAGGGIRSSVRSVRQLSKDELIKLALPRLNRFLSYGTTTIEAKSGYGLSLKDEIKILEVIKKLNQIHPLSLVPTFLGAHEVPDEYQGRKEKYIDMLIRQMIPQVAKRKLALFCDVFCEKNVFSLDESRKILETAREYGLKPKLHADQLTPFGGSELAAEIKAVSADHLEFISDSGIEKMKQSGTIAVLLPGAVFGLGKDNYPPARKMIDIGLPVALATDFNPGSSFTESMPVILSLACLRMKLTPAEAITAATVNSAYAIDKGDSIGSLERGKKADIVIWDVKNYKEIPYHYGVNLVDKVIKDGEVVR
- the hutU gene encoding urocanate hydratase — encoded protein: MEYKPVKAPRGTSLSCKGWHQEAALRMLQNNLDEEVAEKPQELIIYGGSGKAARNWESYYAIVEALKNLENDETLLVQSGKPVGIFKTHSYAPRVLISNSMMVPAWANWEKFRELEKLGLIMFGQMTAGSWIYIGTQGILQGTYETFASVAKKHFGGDLKGKFILTGGMGGMGGAQPLAVTMNGGAVLCVEVDKARIERRLSKGYCDKMVESLDEALDVVLKAKNKGKAISVGLVANCADTHPEILRRGIIPDIVTDQTSAHDELNGYVPAGIPYEVALRLRKEDPEEYIKRSMESIARHVKAMLGFLKAGSIVFDYGNNIRGQAKKAGVGDAFDFPGFVAAYIRPLFCLGKGPFRWVALSGDPEDIKITDKVVLREFKQDEPLCRWIKLASKRVQFQGLPARICWLGYGERAHFGGIINSLVKRGRIKAPVVIGRDHLDCGSVSSPYRETEGMKDGSDVIADWPILNGLLNAVSGASWVSVHHGGGVGIGNSIHAGMVIVADGSKEMKLRLERVLTNDPGIGVARHADAGYEEAIKVAKEKGIKIPMMKS